A region of Thiofilum sp. DNA encodes the following proteins:
- a CDS encoding anthranilate phosphoribosyltransferase — MMTDLELKRNLRQCIQKVATGPEYSKDLSYEEAYHAMRYILSGAADPVQVAVYFIALRMKRETEAENRGTLQAIVDTAQIQTAKVPSVIDFSDPYDGYARGIPASSFVPAVLAAMGEYAVIHGLNQVGPKYGATHHKILKAAGLNVQLSPEAACRQLEQIGWTYIDQSQFAPQLHDLIPIRQRMIKRQVLTTVETLIGPIRGAEQTHCMGGYVHTAYPPIYEYLARQAGFTSAMFVRGVEGGIIPSLQQAGKLFYYHADSALTQWDLSPRELDIDSPTRAIPLPDDLPAVEAQDNISTTVNSDALAERSAQLGLAALGGEKGLMYDSIVYASAIALTHLGRYSQLTDAAHAVRTVLDSGRALAVFKAAA, encoded by the coding sequence ATGATGACAGACTTAGAACTTAAGCGTAATTTACGCCAGTGCATCCAAAAAGTAGCCACCGGTCCTGAATACAGTAAGGATTTAAGCTATGAGGAGGCCTACCATGCCATGCGCTACATTCTTAGTGGTGCTGCGGATCCAGTCCAAGTAGCGGTGTACTTTATCGCGCTACGGATGAAGCGTGAAACGGAGGCGGAAAATCGCGGTACGCTGCAAGCCATTGTAGATACGGCTCAAATTCAAACCGCTAAAGTACCCTCGGTTATTGATTTCTCTGACCCCTATGATGGCTATGCTCGTGGTATCCCTGCTTCTAGCTTTGTGCCTGCGGTACTGGCAGCAATGGGAGAATACGCAGTTATTCACGGTCTCAATCAAGTAGGACCCAAATACGGGGCAACTCATCACAAGATTTTAAAAGCAGCAGGGTTAAACGTACAGTTAAGTCCTGAAGCAGCTTGCCGACAATTAGAGCAAATCGGTTGGACCTATATTGATCAAAGCCAATTCGCTCCTCAGCTACATGATTTAATCCCCATTCGCCAGCGCATGATCAAACGTCAAGTACTGACTACAGTCGAGACTTTAATTGGTCCGATTCGAGGCGCTGAGCAAACGCATTGCATGGGTGGTTATGTGCACACGGCTTACCCACCGATTTATGAATATCTGGCACGTCAGGCTGGATTCACCAGTGCTATGTTTGTACGCGGTGTGGAAGGCGGCATTATTCCCTCCTTACAACAAGCTGGAAAATTATTCTATTACCACGCTGATAGCGCATTAACGCAATGGGATCTAAGCCCCAGAGAACTAGATATTGACTCCCCTACACGCGCTATTCCATTGCCTGATGATCTGCCAGCGGTAGAAGCGCAAGATAATATTAGTACCACCGTTAATAGCGATGCGCTAGCTGAGCGTTCAGCTCAACTAGGTTTGGCGGCACTTGGCGGTGAAAAAGGCTTAATGTACGACAGTATTGTCTATGCCAGCGCTATCGCACTAACCCATTTAGGGCGTTATTCCCAACTCACCGATGCGGCACACGCTGTACGTACTGTACTCGATAGTGGTCGCGCCTTAGCCGTATTTAAAGCGGCAGCTTAA
- a CDS encoding S8 family serine peptidase, with product MRKKLFVIVSTLLSLSGCLGGGGSNDTTISTNAAPLAKQVVLNDSNGGSAQVGDVLTGSYTYSDAEQDAEGSSTFRWLRSGTLISGATAKTYTLVTADIGATIQFAVTPVAATGTLTGTEVKSSASGVVEAKANSAPVASNVALTGNATVGQTLTGSYTYSDADNDAEGSSTFKWLRNGTAISGATARTYTLVTADIDATLQFAVTPVAVAGQLTGTEIKSAPSGKVAALGDPLTSQQWHLGKINVEGAHACAVNANTCRGEGILVGVLDDGVEIAHEDLRANIAPRKSRNFNVSDNTQDSYYDPTPAVGTAQQEREEPPAHGTAVAGIIAAVDQNGLGVTGIAPRAQLAGFNILATNTTGASATALGNKDLYVSNNSWGPTDNVCIYQDDEALNAQAIQAAVVGAEAARGGKGAIVLFASGNGGENCDPNKLNELGITVDAALLASIGGDQSSMDGPNNNRYVISVAALANDATNTKAVYAERGTNILVAAPSGNYCNTSLPTLVTTDLSANRGYNRPDSTGELPLMASNLNYTSCMNGTSGATPVAAGVVTLILQANPNLAWRDVRAILAKTTTQNDSSSTEWQTNTVSGLKVHPYYGYGMVNAVSAVALAKTWVNLPTEVSLVRTPNQELVPGDNGSSEATHAVDIADAAEAGFNTLETLQVEVEFNHQRAGDIELVLEHRDASNALISSEYLVKLNADPTNSVKTITFTSTQHLYDTPVGKWVLKVNDRYAGNTGKVQWKSIKFFGHQNAS from the coding sequence GTGCGTAAAAAGTTATTTGTTATAGTAAGTACCCTCTTGTCTTTATCGGGTTGTTTGGGCGGTGGGGGTAGTAATGATACTACCATCAGCACTAATGCAGCACCCTTAGCCAAACAGGTAGTGCTCAACGATAGTAATGGTGGTTCGGCTCAAGTAGGCGATGTGTTAACTGGTAGTTATACCTACAGTGACGCAGAGCAAGATGCTGAGGGTAGCTCTACTTTTCGCTGGTTACGTAGTGGTACATTGATTAGTGGTGCTACGGCTAAAACCTATACCCTAGTGACCGCAGATATAGGCGCGACTATTCAGTTTGCCGTAACGCCAGTCGCAGCAACAGGTACGCTAACGGGTACAGAAGTCAAATCTAGCGCTAGTGGTGTCGTTGAAGCTAAAGCCAATAGTGCACCCGTAGCCTCTAATGTGGCTTTAACGGGTAATGCTACGGTTGGTCAGACGCTGACAGGTAGTTATACCTATAGCGATGCAGACAATGATGCAGAGGGCAGTTCAACCTTTAAGTGGTTACGCAATGGTACTGCTATCAGCGGTGCTACGGCTAGAACCTATACTTTAGTCACAGCCGATATAGATGCTACCCTGCAATTTGCAGTGACTCCGGTAGCAGTTGCTGGGCAACTCACGGGGACTGAAATCAAATCAGCCCCTAGTGGTAAAGTAGCTGCCTTAGGTGATCCATTAACAAGTCAACAATGGCATCTGGGTAAAATTAATGTAGAGGGTGCTCATGCTTGTGCTGTTAATGCTAATACGTGTAGAGGCGAAGGCATTTTGGTGGGCGTACTAGATGATGGAGTTGAAATCGCCCATGAAGATTTAAGAGCTAATATTGCCCCACGTAAAAGCCGCAATTTTAATGTGAGTGATAATACTCAAGATAGTTATTATGACCCAACCCCAGCAGTAGGTACTGCTCAACAAGAGCGCGAAGAGCCACCTGCACATGGTACCGCCGTAGCTGGCATTATTGCAGCGGTCGATCAAAATGGTCTAGGTGTTACAGGTATTGCGCCGCGTGCGCAATTAGCGGGTTTTAATATTTTAGCTACTAATACCACAGGTGCTTCCGCCACAGCTTTAGGTAACAAAGATTTGTATGTGTCTAATAATAGCTGGGGTCCAACCGATAATGTTTGTATTTATCAAGACGATGAAGCATTAAACGCACAAGCGATTCAAGCTGCTGTCGTAGGTGCTGAAGCCGCGCGCGGTGGTAAGGGAGCTATCGTATTATTTGCCTCAGGAAACGGTGGTGAAAACTGCGATCCGAACAAGCTAAATGAATTAGGGATTACCGTTGATGCAGCGTTATTAGCTAGCATTGGAGGTGATCAATCTAGTATGGATGGTCCTAATAATAATCGCTATGTTATTTCAGTAGCAGCCTTAGCCAATGATGCTACTAATACTAAAGCAGTTTATGCGGAGCGTGGAACTAATATTCTAGTAGCAGCACCTTCAGGTAATTACTGTAATACTAGCTTGCCTACCTTAGTGACCACCGATTTGTCAGCTAATCGCGGTTATAATCGTCCAGACTCGACTGGTGAGTTACCTTTAATGGCGAGTAACCTCAATTACACGAGCTGTATGAATGGTACTTCAGGGGCAACACCGGTAGCGGCGGGTGTAGTTACACTGATCTTACAAGCCAATCCTAATCTGGCATGGCGCGATGTACGTGCCATTCTTGCCAAAACCACTACTCAAAATGACAGTAGTAGTACAGAGTGGCAAACGAATACCGTTAGTGGTCTGAAAGTTCATCCTTATTATGGTTATGGCATGGTCAATGCGGTGTCGGCTGTTGCCTTAGCTAAAACTTGGGTCAATTTGCCTACCGAGGTGTCCCTAGTACGTACCCCTAATCAAGAGCTAGTACCGGGCGATAATGGCTCATCAGAGGCTACTCATGCAGTCGATATTGCCGATGCAGCGGAGGCTGGTTTCAATACCTTAGAAACGCTACAAGTCGAGGTAGAGTTTAATCATCAACGTGCTGGGGATATTGAGCTAGTACTGGAGCATCGTGATGCTAGTAATGCACTGATTAGTTCAGAGTATTTGGTTAAGCTCAATGCTGATCCTACTAATAGCGTCAAGACCATTACTTTTACCAGTACACAACATTTGTATGATACACCAGTGGGCAAATGGGTATTAAAGGTGAATGACCGTTACGCTGGTAATACGGGTAAAGTGCAATGGAAAAGCATTAAATTCTTTGGGCATCAGAACGCAAGTTGA
- a CDS encoding IS4 family transposase codes for MDLSDGLRDSLKAHLSWGKPRLDCFVGMLQLLLSARQMNLALLAVHIDSDTDIGSRYRRMQRFFSQVFFNYNDIAHFLMGMFAFSGQQYYLTLDRTNWKWGKSNLNLLTLAVVYQGAAIPVYWMVLNKRGNSNQRERIALLQRFISQFGRNNILGVLADREFIGGQWWKWLSSKEIPYLIRIKGNQLMTDKHKKEAHVRSLFANLKPGKRRVLRHRRDVSGEWVWLSGSKLPSGELLIIASNHYTADPIGTYRLRWEIENLFQCLKGRGFHMEATHFTKPLASKR; via the coding sequence ATGGATCTGAGCGATGGACTACGTGACAGTTTAAAAGCCCACTTGAGTTGGGGCAAGCCCCGTTTGGATTGTTTTGTGGGAATGCTGCAACTTTTGCTGAGTGCGCGACAAATGAATTTGGCGTTGTTGGCGGTACACATAGATTCTGACACCGACATTGGTTCCCGCTATCGACGGATGCAACGCTTTTTTAGCCAAGTGTTCTTTAATTACAATGACATTGCCCATTTTCTTATGGGAATGTTCGCCTTTAGTGGTCAACAATACTACCTCACACTCGACAGAACCAACTGGAAATGGGGCAAATCCAACCTCAATCTCCTGACTTTGGCGGTTGTTTACCAAGGTGCGGCTATCCCCGTTTACTGGATGGTGTTGAACAAACGCGGTAATTCTAACCAACGTGAACGTATTGCCCTGCTGCAACGATTTATCAGCCAATTCGGGCGCAACAACATCTTGGGTGTGTTGGCTGACCGTGAGTTTATTGGTGGTCAATGGTGGAAGTGGTTGTCTTCCAAAGAGATTCCCTACTTGATTCGTATCAAGGGTAATCAGTTGATGACCGACAAACACAAAAAAGAGGCGCATGTCCGCTCGCTGTTTGCCAACCTCAAGCCGGGTAAACGGCGCGTTCTCCGTCACCGTCGCGACGTTAGCGGGGAATGGGTTTGGCTCAGTGGCTCAAAGCTGCCCAGTGGTGAGTTGTTGATTATCGCCAGCAACCACTACACGGCTGATCCCATTGGCACTTATCGGCTACGTTGGGAAATTGAAAACCTGTTCCAATGCTTGAAAGGGCGTGGTTTTCACATGGAAGCCACTCACTTCACCAAACCCCTCGCATCAAAAAGATGA
- a CDS encoding tetratricopeptide repeat protein, whose translation MYNPHMPDEIDLASAIAAFEAKNFSLAMMLLSPFAEAGHAQAQHLVAIMHQNGLGVVRNELAAYKWMKASAEQGYGLAQHGLGFMYMEGECAPKNVQRAKEWFQKAADQGLEGSIAMLEYLKQSE comes from the coding sequence ATGTATAATCCCCATATGCCCGATGAAATAGATTTAGCCAGTGCTATAGCTGCCTTTGAGGCTAAAAACTTTTCCCTTGCTATGATGTTATTATCGCCTTTTGCTGAGGCAGGGCATGCTCAAGCACAACATTTAGTCGCGATTATGCATCAAAATGGTTTAGGGGTAGTGCGCAATGAGTTAGCCGCCTATAAATGGATGAAAGCGTCTGCTGAGCAAGGCTATGGCTTAGCTCAACACGGTTTAGGCTTCATGTATATGGAAGGCGAGTGTGCTCCTAAAAATGTCCAGCGTGCTAAAGAATGGTTCCAAAAAGCAGCAGATCAGGGGCTAGAAGGCTCAATTGCTATGCTGGAGTATTTAAAGCAAAGTGAATAG
- the panC gene encoding pantoate--beta-alanine ligase — translation MIKTLVTPAEVQQLVREWRRQGIKVALVPTMGNLHAGHMALVRHAQTLGERVIVSIFVNPTQFNRPDDLANYPRTLEKDMEKLISVGCDAVFTPEVATMYPSGGLATRVVVPGISDILEGEKRPGHFTGVATIVCKLFNLVQPDVALFGQKDFQQLMVIRQMVQDLNMPIEIIELPTVREEDGLAMSSRNNYLTPEQRAIAPRLQQTLQATLKRLQSGDYTNYQALQQWTMDELNTKGFKAEYIEIRRASDLLEPTSEDTDLVLLASAWLGKARLIDNIPFQLH, via the coding sequence ATGATTAAAACATTAGTTACCCCTGCTGAAGTACAGCAATTAGTACGCGAATGGCGTCGCCAAGGCATTAAAGTGGCTTTAGTGCCTACTATGGGGAATCTGCATGCTGGGCATATGGCGTTGGTACGTCATGCTCAAACCTTAGGTGAGCGCGTCATCGTATCCATCTTTGTAAATCCCACTCAATTTAATCGCCCTGATGATTTAGCTAATTACCCACGTACCTTAGAAAAGGACATGGAAAAACTCATTAGTGTTGGCTGTGATGCTGTGTTTACTCCTGAAGTGGCAACCATGTATCCCAGCGGTGGTTTAGCGACACGCGTAGTAGTGCCGGGTATTAGTGACATATTAGAAGGGGAAAAACGCCCCGGACATTTTACTGGGGTTGCAACCATCGTATGTAAACTCTTTAATCTAGTGCAGCCTGATGTGGCCTTGTTTGGGCAAAAAGATTTTCAGCAACTGATGGTCATTCGCCAGATGGTACAAGATCTCAATATGCCCATTGAAATTATTGAACTACCTACCGTGCGTGAGGAAGATGGCTTGGCCATGAGTTCACGAAATAATTATTTAACCCCTGAACAACGCGCTATTGCTCCGCGTTTACAGCAAACCTTACAAGCGACTTTAAAACGTCTACAAAGTGGTGACTATACGAATTACCAAGCCTTACAACAATGGACGATGGATGAATTAAACACTAAAGGTTTTAAAGCAGAGTATATTGAAATTAGGCGAGCGAGTGATTTATTAGAGCCAACGAGTGAAGATACTGATTTAGTCTTATTGGCTTCAGCTTGGTTAGGTAAAGCGCGTTTAATTGATAATATCCCTTTTCAATTACATTAA
- the panB gene encoding 3-methyl-2-oxobutanoate hydroxymethyltransferase produces MKNPRITVTTLRKMKREGEKITMLTAYDASFARVLDQQGIDVILVGDSLGMVIQGHETTVPVTIDEMVYHTKLVARGAQRALVLGDLPFMSYTSPEMALRNSTRLMQEGGAHMVKLEGGAPQINTVSQLAHYGVPVCAHLGLQPQSVHKLGGYRVQGRDEQTARQMLADAIALQNAGADMLVLECVPITLAEEITKTLAIPVIGIGAGVACDGQVLVLHDMLGISAHAPKFSRNFMVDGATIPQAVHAYNESVKQSTFPSAEYWFV; encoded by the coding sequence GTGAAAAATCCCCGCATAACTGTCACCACTTTGCGCAAAATGAAGCGCGAAGGTGAAAAAATTACCATGCTAACAGCCTACGATGCGAGTTTTGCCCGAGTGTTGGATCAGCAAGGTATTGATGTCATCCTAGTCGGTGACTCATTAGGTATGGTCATTCAAGGACACGAAACCACTGTTCCTGTGACTATTGATGAAATGGTTTATCATACTAAGTTAGTCGCGCGTGGTGCACAACGAGCCTTAGTCTTGGGTGATTTACCTTTTATGAGCTATACCTCTCCCGAAATGGCATTGCGTAATAGCACGCGTTTAATGCAGGAGGGTGGCGCTCATATGGTGAAGCTAGAAGGAGGTGCGCCCCAAATTAATACCGTATCTCAACTGGCTCATTATGGTGTACCCGTTTGTGCGCATTTAGGTCTACAACCTCAATCGGTGCATAAACTCGGCGGCTATCGCGTTCAAGGCCGTGATGAGCAGACTGCGCGTCAAATGCTAGCCGATGCTATAGCATTACAAAATGCGGGTGCAGATATGTTGGTACTTGAATGCGTACCCATTACCTTAGCCGAAGAAATCACTAAAACGCTGGCGATTCCGGTCATTGGTATTGGTGCTGGAGTGGCTTGTGATGGTCAGGTATTGGTACTGCATGACATGCTCGGTATTAGTGCTCATGCGCCTAAGTTTTCACGTAATTTTATGGTGGATGGTGCCACTATCCCACAAGCGGTTCACGCCTATAATGAGTCTGTTAAGCAAAGCACTTTCCCCTCAGCGGAGTATTGGTTCGTATGA
- a CDS encoding tetratricopeptide repeat protein, which yields MAILDELKTDQEKAEELKAWWRQHGTSVVAGVGLAIAVLFGYEYWQKYQNQTMEAASAIYHQIQQDKEGLVPEDLLKKLQADYSNTSYASLAALDYARSYAEVGDYDKAIQGLRWVVDHGSEDAYKQVARLRLARVLVAQNKTDEALKIIDESFPTSYQALIADIRGDIYVARNEIDKARAAYDQALLDNAGTANELIRLKRDNLGKAATPASPK from the coding sequence ATGGCGATATTAGATGAATTAAAAACCGATCAGGAAAAAGCCGAAGAGCTAAAAGCATGGTGGCGTCAACATGGAACGTCTGTCGTCGCTGGGGTAGGCTTAGCGATTGCCGTGTTATTTGGTTACGAATATTGGCAAAAATATCAAAATCAAACCATGGAAGCAGCCTCGGCTATTTATCATCAAATTCAGCAAGATAAAGAAGGCTTAGTCCCTGAGGATTTACTTAAAAAACTCCAAGCGGATTATAGTAATACCTCTTACGCCTCCTTAGCGGCTTTAGATTATGCGCGTAGTTACGCTGAAGTGGGAGACTATGATAAAGCCATTCAGGGCTTACGTTGGGTGGTCGATCATGGGAGTGAAGACGCTTATAAGCAAGTAGCACGCTTACGCTTAGCACGCGTGTTAGTAGCGCAGAATAAAACCGATGAAGCATTGAAAATCATTGATGAATCCTTCCCTACCTCTTATCAAGCCTTAATTGCTGATATACGCGGCGATATTTATGTAGCGCGGAATGAAATCGACAAGGCGCGTGCTGCTTATGATCAAGCGCTGCTAGATAATGCAGGTACTGCTAATGAACTGATTCGCTTGAAGCGCGATAATTTAGGCAAAGCTGCGACACCTGCTAGCCCCAAATAA
- the hisS gene encoding histidine--tRNA ligase gives MASLIKSAKGMNDILPPDMVYWHTLESTVRNLFARYGFNEIRTPIVEATELFSRAVGEVTDIVEKEMYTFNDREKTSLSLRPEGTAGCVRAGLEHGLLYNQQQRFWYSGPMFRHERQQKGRYRQFTQIGAEAFGMTGPDIDADVIAMTARLWKELGLIDNRLELNSLGTPQSRQAYRALLVNYFSAYADQLDEDSKRRLHTNPLRILDTKNPEMKALVAGAPNLHDHLDPESAEHFAQLQALLTAMGIEFVINPRLVRGLDYYSRTVFEWITPDADLGSQSTVCAGGRYDGLVEQLGGAPTAGFGFAMGVERLVHILKNRALVAPAKPLALYFMVDSEYLVAGMAFAERLRSALPTLTMITNGGGGSLKAQIKRADKSGAAFGLTFDHPQQITLKSLRERTEPVVLTPEAALTQLPSLLNQKA, from the coding sequence ATGGCTAGTTTAATTAAATCCGCTAAGGGTATGAATGATATTTTGCCGCCTGATATGGTGTACTGGCATACCCTTGAATCAACAGTCCGCAACCTCTTTGCTCGCTATGGTTTCAATGAAATTCGCACACCTATTGTAGAGGCCACCGAATTATTTAGTCGTGCAGTGGGCGAAGTTACCGATATTGTTGAAAAGGAAATGTATACCTTCAATGACCGCGAGAAGACCAGTTTGTCTTTGCGCCCTGAAGGTACAGCAGGCTGTGTACGAGCGGGTTTAGAGCATGGTTTATTGTATAACCAACAACAACGCTTTTGGTACTCAGGTCCAATGTTTCGGCATGAGCGCCAACAAAAAGGCCGCTATCGTCAATTTACCCAAATTGGCGCTGAAGCCTTTGGTATGACAGGTCCTGATATTGATGCCGATGTGATTGCGATGACTGCACGGCTCTGGAAAGAATTGGGTCTCATAGATAATCGTCTAGAACTGAATTCCCTCGGCACACCTCAATCACGCCAAGCTTATCGTGCTTTACTGGTGAACTATTTCTCTGCTTATGCCGATCAGCTCGATGAAGATTCTAAGCGCCGCTTACACACTAATCCGTTGCGCATTCTGGATACCAAAAACCCAGAGATGAAAGCCTTGGTTGCAGGTGCTCCCAACTTACATGATCATTTAGATCCTGAATCGGCCGAGCATTTTGCTCAACTGCAAGCACTACTCACGGCGATGGGAATTGAATTTGTGATCAATCCGCGCTTAGTACGGGGCTTAGACTATTACTCACGCACGGTATTTGAATGGATTACCCCCGATGCCGATTTAGGCTCACAGAGTACGGTGTGTGCGGGGGGGCGTTATGATGGTTTAGTGGAACAATTAGGGGGTGCACCGACTGCGGGCTTTGGTTTTGCGATGGGGGTGGAGCGCTTAGTGCATATCCTCAAAAATCGTGCCTTAGTCGCACCTGCCAAACCTTTAGCTCTTTACTTTATGGTCGATAGTGAGTATTTAGTGGCGGGCATGGCTTTTGCGGAGCGGCTACGCTCTGCTCTACCTACATTAACGATGATTACTAATGGTGGCGGTGGCAGCCTCAAAGCACAAATTAAACGCGCTGATAAATCGGGTGCTGCTTTTGGTCTGACCTTTGATCATCCTCAGCAGATTACTTTGAAATCTTTACGGGAACGTACTGAGCCAGTGGTATTAACGCCAGAGGCGGCACTGACTCAATTACCCTCTCTCCTTAATCAAAAAGCATAA
- a CDS encoding helix-turn-helix domain-containing protein: MTQPTENRTQEGSSSVQAGDLAKQLKALREQVGFDLDKAAEHMHLSRQILVTLENEDFEHLPEPPYVRGYLRSYARLADKEAAPLIRTYEILRGADPDAMAKHFAPLHTQRPAPRISPETARLGVIALLVLLVVLISMIPGVRSWVQTTWNEFAYKTQQANLERQQTLSGAAQPGANSPAASTAGDVTRPTTSAAQTIAADQPAPSTTPLATTTTLPNPNSTGSTATLTTNSANTATALASSSSTATPDLPSATAVPNNTGGVTSPSIAASTNAPATLANGLPNPAVPIATAAQATAPQPQSTDTTTTSVVTPPPTPNAATPPAAPTATTNPNTPNPATEANPAGTQVVIRLEFSQEVWMQIRDAKGKRIFEVLGAPNTVKELNAKTPMMFKIGNAPGMKLILNGQPYDLSPYTRGSVATFKVE, translated from the coding sequence ATGACACAGCCAACAGAGAACCGTACACAGGAAGGATCGTCCTCTGTTCAAGCAGGCGACTTGGCTAAACAACTCAAAGCACTACGGGAACAAGTAGGCTTTGATCTAGACAAAGCGGCTGAGCATATGCATCTGTCTCGCCAGATTTTAGTGACCTTAGAAAATGAGGATTTTGAGCATCTACCAGAGCCACCTTATGTGCGGGGCTATTTGCGTAGCTATGCGCGTTTGGCTGATAAAGAAGCTGCGCCTTTAATTCGTACCTATGAGATTCTACGCGGTGCTGACCCTGATGCTATGGCTAAGCACTTTGCTCCCTTGCACACCCAGCGTCCTGCGCCACGTATTTCTCCTGAAACAGCACGTTTAGGGGTAATTGCACTATTGGTATTATTAGTAGTACTGATCAGTATGATTCCGGGGGTGAGAAGTTGGGTACAAACCACTTGGAATGAGTTTGCCTATAAAACCCAACAAGCCAACTTAGAGCGCCAGCAAACACTGAGTGGAGCTGCTCAACCCGGCGCGAATAGTCCGGCTGCCTCTACCGCAGGTGATGTCACTCGTCCCACTACTTCGGCTGCTCAAACCATTGCAGCCGATCAGCCAGCACCTAGTACTACCCCTTTAGCCACCACTACTACGCTACCTAATCCAAACTCAACTGGATCGACCGCTACACTGACAACTAATAGTGCGAATACAGCGACTGCATTAGCTAGCTCTTCTAGTACAGCGACTCCTGACCTGCCTAGCGCTACCGCTGTGCCGAATAATACGGGTGGTGTTACCAGCCCCTCAATTGCGGCTAGTACTAATGCACCAGCTACTTTAGCTAATGGCTTGCCTAATCCGGCTGTACCTATTGCTACAGCAGCTCAAGCCACAGCACCTCAGCCACAAAGTACCGATACCACTACTACTTCGGTGGTGACACCTCCTCCCACACCTAATGCAGCTACTCCTCCTGCCGCCCCTACAGCTACGACTAATCCTAACACTCCTAATCCTGCCACTGAAGCTAACCCAGCAGGGACGCAAGTCGTTATCCGGTTAGAGTTTAGTCAAGAGGTGTGGATGCAAATTCGAGATGCCAAGGGTAAGCGTATTTTCGAGGTGCTAGGTGCACCCAATACGGTTAAAGAATTAAATGCTAAAACCCCGATGATGTTTAAAATTGGTAATGCTCCGGGCATGAAGCTCATACTGAATGGCCAGCCCTATGATCTTAGTCCCTATACCCGTGGTAGTGTTGCCACTTTCAAGGTTGAATAA
- the pilW gene encoding type IV pilus biogenesis/stability protein PilW: MKTSLKWVVINSILAGVLSACSSTNPSTDIATASSGDVVKAASYNAQLGVGYLQNGRLDLAKEYLDKALKYNPRSVEANHYYALLQERLNDDASASRYFIKAVRLSKTTNPELMNNYGSHLCRIGKYDKAISAFKLALRDPLYRTPEYAYANIGVCLNKQGRAAEAEHYFQQALNANENFGLALYQLAELNYQNQQYAKAQAFWFRHRDTSPLTPESLLLCVQISSALNDAAQVEQCTQTLLARFPNSAEAQRLN, from the coding sequence ATGAAAACAAGTCTTAAATGGGTGGTCATTAATAGCATATTAGCTGGGGTATTAAGTGCTTGTAGCAGTACTAACCCCTCGACTGATATAGCAACAGCTAGTAGCGGCGATGTGGTTAAAGCAGCCTCCTACAATGCGCAACTAGGGGTAGGTTATTTACAAAACGGACGCTTGGATTTAGCCAAAGAGTATTTAGATAAAGCGCTAAAATACAACCCGCGCTCCGTTGAAGCTAATCACTATTACGCACTCTTACAAGAGCGTCTGAATGATGATGCTAGTGCCAGTCGTTATTTCATTAAAGCAGTGCGTCTGAGTAAGACGACTAATCCAGAATTAATGAATAACTACGGCTCGCACCTCTGTCGTATCGGAAAATATGACAAGGCTATTAGTGCCTTTAAACTGGCTTTACGCGATCCGTTATACCGCACCCCTGAATACGCTTATGCCAATATTGGAGTATGTTTAAACAAACAAGGACGCGCAGCAGAAGCAGAGCATTATTTTCAACAGGCTTTAAATGCTAATGAGAATTTTGGTTTGGCTTTATATCAATTAGCTGAGTTAAATTATCAGAATCAACAGTATGCCAAAGCACAAGCTTTTTGGTTTAGGCATCGGGATACTAGCCCGCTCACACCGGAATCATTGCTGTTGTGTGTGCAGATTAGCAGTGCGTTAAATGATGCGGCTCAGGTGGAGCAATGCACTCAAACACTATTAGCACGTTTCCCTAATAGTGCTGAAGCACAACGACTTAATTAA